The sequence TGCCGTCGTCGTTCAGCACGGGTACCGCCCGAATGGAAAACAGCGCCCAGTGGCCAGCTTTGACCCGTACCCGATGCTCAAAAATGAAAGGTTTGCGCTCCTGAACGGCTACCTGCCAGGCCTCGATGGTGGGTTGTGCATCGTCGGGATGAACGGCTTTGGCCCAGCCGTACCCCTGGTATTCGTCGTAGGATTGCCCCGTCAGCGACGCCCAGCCGCGTTGCTCGCCGGTCATCTCACCGGCGGCATTGTTGGTCCATAAGATGCCCTGAACAGCCTCAATGGCCGCTCTGAACCGATCATCGTGCTCCCGAATGACCAGATCAGCGGCCGGTTGGTCGGGAAGGTCAACCGCCGGGGTGTCGCTCACTGCCGATAACGGCTGGTCGGTGGTAGCAGGGTCTGAATGGATCGCCGGTGCCGTAGCCTTATCGAGCATAGAAACGAATGAAATAGCCAGCGATCTGGAGGGGGTTCAGACAGCTGGCGGTGATCGTAGTCAAGTTACTAAACTGGACTGCACGGATAACTAAGTCTGTACAAAGTTAGTTTTTGCCCCGCAGCAACCAGCTATGGCATCTGCTAAAGGTATCCGGAGGTTGTTTTCGAGACAGGCTTTAGGCTACGCTGAACGTGGGTACGTAGCGTAGCCCGTCAACTGTGGTAGGGGCTATCGGAGTTTGACCGGTTCTCCGTTCTTTTCGGCATTGAGTGCGGTTTTGTAGGTCGTGATCGCCCGTTGGCGGGCAAATGCATGGTCCACGATGGGCGCTGGGTACGTTACCGAAGCACCGGCCGGGTTGTTGTACTCGGGCACCCACCGCCGGATGTATTCGCCCTTGGGATCGAATTTGCGGGCCTGTTCGGTGGGGTTGAACACCCGGAAATAGGGGGCCGCGTCGGTACCCGAGCCAGCGGCCCATTGCCAGCCCCCGTTGTTGGCCGACAGGTCGTAATCGCGCAGTTTCTCGGCAAAATACGCCTCGCCGATGCGCCAGTCGATCAGCAGATGCTTCACGCAGAAACTCGCCGTCACCATCCTGACGCGATTGTGCATCCAGCCAATTTCGTTCAGTTGGCGCATCCCCGCATCGACCAGCGGATAGCCTGTCTGGCCCGCTTTCCAGCGCTCGATGTCCTCCGGACGATTGAGCCAGGGCACCTGGTCATATTCCCGGCGGAAGGATTCGTGCTCGACGTGGGGGAAATGGTCGAGCACCTGGAAATAGAAATCACGCCAGCAGAGTTCTTTCAGGTACGTCAGGTTATTGGCCTGCGCCTGCCGGGCCAGCTCGCGGATGCTGATGGTGCCAAAGCGCAGGTGAATGCTCAGTTCGCTGGTGCCGCGCTGAGCGGGAAAATCGCGGGTTTTGTCGTAGGTGGTCAGCAGTTTGTCGGATACCGTCGATTTGGGGAATTTTTCGTTCAGCGGTTCAAAGCCCATCTGCTCGAGTGTGACCATCGGCGTGGGCGCCGTTTTGAGGAACCGGTCGGCGTATTTTTCGGTCGGGTACGATTTGAGGTAAAACGGATCGTCGAGTTTGCTCAGCCAGTTGCGGCTGTAGGGGCCAAACACGGTATAGGGCTTGCCGGAGCCGGTGAGCACCTCGTCACGATCGAAGAGGGTCTGATCTTTGTAGCTGTGAAACCCCGCGTTTACGCTTTTCAGGTACGTTGCTACTTCGGCGTCGCGGCCTTTGGCGTAGGTTTCGTAGTCGTAATTGGTAAACACGTTGGCGAGGGTGTACTCGCTGGCCAGTTCCTTGAACACGTCCAGCGGTCGCCCATACCGCACCAGCAGCGTTGACCCCTGTTTGTGCAGGGCCTGCTGCATGGCCAGTACTTCTTCGTAAATGAATTCCACCCGGCGGTCGCGCTTGTCGTTAAGGTGGTCGAGGATGTCTTTGTCGAAAATGAAGAGTGGCAGTACGGGGCGTCCGGCTTTCAGGGCGTAGTAGAGGGCCGCGTTGTCGTGCAGACGCAGATCGCGCCGATGCCACATGATGGCAATGGGAGTTTCAGGTTTCATGGTTCACGTTTCCGGTGCGCGTTGCCTGGGCACAAAAGGTGTGTTAGCCGCGCACTTGACACGCTAACCCTGAAACCTGAAACGCACCCTAAGGGTTTATCACCATTTTTCGTAGCCAGCAACGGGTTTGAAGTCCGATTTGGGTTCAAAGTGCTGCCAGAGGAGCGCGCCCACGGTGCGTAGCAGGGTGCTGCCCTCATTGGTGCGCCCCCAGCTTTCGTCCTGCTGATTTTTGGTCATCAGGCAGTAGACGTAATCGCCGTGGGGCGCGTGTACCAGCACCACCTCCGACCGCGACCGGTTGACGGCCCCGTTTTTGGAGGCCACCTTTACGTTGGCGGGCAGTTGTGAAAGACCGTCGTGGTCCCAATATTGCCGACAGAGGTTGCGGTACATGCGGTCGGAGGCGTCGGGGCTGACGGCGCGGCCATCGCGGATGTAGGTCAGCAGGCTGGCCAGTTCGCGGGGGGTGGTTTGGCCCCAGCCGTAGCGCGCCTGAAACTCCTTGCGGCCCGGCGTCCGCGAGTTCATGCGGGTGTTCGGGAATCCATTGGCGTCGAGCCAGGCGTTGATGGCCGTGCCGCCACCCGCCAGTGCCTGACACCACAGGCTGCCCGTATTGTCGGAAACGGTTTCCATCAGCATCACCACCTGGCTCAGCGGGATTTTGGCCCCATCGCGCAGCGAGCCCACGATGCCATCGTCGTAGTGCAGGGAGTCGCGGTACACCAGTTCCTGTTCGTAGCTGACAGTGCCTTTCTGAATCTGGTCGAACAGCCCGATCATGATGGGAATCTTGATGGTACTGGCCGTGGGAAAGGTGCTGTCGGCGTTGATCGCGACGGTTTTGCCCGTTTTTAGGTGGCGCACATACACGCCTACGTCGCCCCGGAAGCCACGAAGCGCATCGGCCAGTTGTTGCGTGAGACGGGCATCGGGTTTATCGGGTACCGTCTGGGCAACGGCTGGGTACGTTAGGAGAAGCAAGATCAGGCAAAGAAAACGGGCAAGTATACGCATGGTTGATGGGTTGACTATGAAACCGATTGATTCGCGTTGTTTACAGGCGGTGTAACGCGGCATCTTTTCGTAATCGGCTATTCCGATAAGGCCGTTAAGGCCGTGATTAGGCGTTTGCCAGCGCCGCTACGACTCGCCGGACGGCGTCGGCGTTGGTGGTGGGTACGTAGTTGAAGGTCTTGTTATACTTGGCCGAATCGAAGAAATAGGGGCGGTCGTACTGGTAGCGCATCTCATACATTTCGCGTAGGATTGGCACAAACAGGCCCAGCGCCCGCAGGCCCCAGCCGGGTAGCGTTTGCACGCTATGCCACAGTTTGGTGGGCACCCCGCCCGAGCCGGGCAGGCTGTCGATCGCTTCGGCAAACAGACTGACCCATTGCGCCCCGGTGATCGGCTGCGGGTCGGTGGGTAGGTTCCAGATTTGGTTAAAGGCGGAAGGCGTATTGCCCAGCCGGGCCGTGCCGATAGCCAGATCAGGCGTGTAGCCGGTGCTGTGCAGCTGGTTGGCATCGCAAAACCACTGCGCCTGTTTGCCCTTGATCAGGTTGTCGTAGATCAGGTTCATAGTGATGCTCGTGGCTTTGATCGGGCCGAAGAAATCGGGCGACCGGGCAATGATAGCATCTACCCTGCCTTTCTCGACCGCCTCGAGGATGAGCCGATCGACCTCAGCGCGGGTCTCGCCTTTTTTGCTGGTCGGGCTGATGGGCGACGACTCTGTGAGGTGCCGCACGTTGTCGCCCCCTATGGCGTAGACATTATCGAAAAAGACGAGCTTACTCTGGTGGCGGCTACAGGCTTCCAGCACGTTGCGGATAAGGAGAGGCCACTGTTGCTGCCATATCTTGGTGTTGTAGGGCAGGCCCGCGACCAGGTACACGA comes from Fibrella aestuarina BUZ 2 and encodes:
- a CDS encoding cryptochrome/photolyase family protein, translated to MKPETPIAIMWHRRDLRLHDNAALYYALKAGRPVLPLFIFDKDILDHLNDKRDRRVEFIYEEVLAMQQALHKQGSTLLVRYGRPLDVFKELASEYTLANVFTNYDYETYAKGRDAEVATYLKSVNAGFHSYKDQTLFDRDEVLTGSGKPYTVFGPYSRNWLSKLDDPFYLKSYPTEKYADRFLKTAPTPMVTLEQMGFEPLNEKFPKSTVSDKLLTTYDKTRDFPAQRGTSELSIHLRFGTISIRELARQAQANNLTYLKELCWRDFYFQVLDHFPHVEHESFRREYDQVPWLNRPEDIERWKAGQTGYPLVDAGMRQLNEIGWMHNRVRMVTASFCVKHLLIDWRIGEAYFAEKLRDYDLSANNGGWQWAAGSGTDAAPYFRVFNPTEQARKFDPKGEYIRRWVPEYNNPAGASVTYPAPIVDHAFARQRAITTYKTALNAEKNGEPVKLR
- a CDS encoding serine hydrolase codes for the protein MRILARFLCLILLLLTYPAVAQTVPDKPDARLTQQLADALRGFRGDVGVYVRHLKTGKTVAINADSTFPTASTIKIPIMIGLFDQIQKGTVSYEQELVYRDSLHYDDGIVGSLRDGAKIPLSQVVMLMETVSDNTGSLWCQALAGGGTAINAWLDANGFPNTRMNSRTPGRKEFQARYGWGQTTPRELASLLTYIRDGRAVSPDASDRMYRNLCRQYWDHDGLSQLPANVKVASKNGAVNRSRSEVVLVHAPHGDYVYCLMTKNQQDESWGRTNEGSTLLRTVGALLWQHFEPKSDFKPVAGYEKW
- a CDS encoding NAD-dependent epimerase/dehydratase family protein; the protein is MQTILGAGGAIGVELAKALPAYTKDIRLVSRKPVAVNASDSLRPADLLDPAQVMQAVEGSTVVYLVAGLPYNTKIWQQQWPLLIRNVLEACSRHQSKLVFFDNVYAIGGDNVRHLTESSPISPTSKKGETRAEVDRLILEAVEKGRVDAIIARSPDFFGPIKATSITMNLIYDNLIKGKQAQWFCDANQLHSTGYTPDLAIGTARLGNTPSAFNQIWNLPTDPQPITGAQWVSLFAEAIDSLPGSGGVPTKLWHSVQTLPGWGLRALGLFVPILREMYEMRYQYDRPYFFDSAKYNKTFNYVPTTNADAVRRVVAALANA